The segment gagcacctccagccatatcttcagcccatgttgaaggtttttgaaatgaagaatgtttggcatcatttgaaatgttcaccttgtttcccactctgaccaaacatacaaaatttcactgtccaacctgagaaagcgtgtcgagctacgtaacgtttgtttcattccagatgaacatttcaaactaagttgtctgtgcttggagtaacttagtgtctgtttttattccatggtatagttttagagatttcaagtcatggtttctaaataaacataatgtaacagaatgtattcctgtatgtattcttgactgcactcggGCTTTGTGATAATACagcattttgagattttttaagaagtactttgaatacttcagtatttgtaaaggcaagtactccagtactttaactcaagtaaaaatctgacagagcaactttcacttgtattggagtaatatttgacctggagtatctatactctgactgaagtaatgaagttgtgtactttgtccatcaCTGTCTGTGAGTGTTTCATTGAATCAGACAGTCTATAAATGTAAGGCTTGTGATATTTTACCCTCACGGCCCTTTAGGAGGCGACATTTCACAGAAACACTGGATGAAAAGGAGATACTGGTAAAAGTACTACCACGAATGAGAGTAAAACACACAAGCAATAGACAGTGACGTGAGAGTACGGGTGCCCATGAGTGCAAAGTCCATGCGTAATGCGCGCTACTCTGCTCCAGTCTGCCTGCTGTGTTGACTCCACAGACTGTAACTTTGCGCATGTGTGAAGGCATTCAGTGACGAAGCTGTCTGCTCATTGTTTATTTCTTGTGCTCCTTCTGAACAAAGGCCGGCCCCCTTTTCATGAGGATATATCCTCCGCCATCGTTACTTTACGTGTAATCACGATTACTACGATTTCGGCTTTAACAGTAGAAATGGCGTCCGTTATGGATGCGGACGCTCAGGACAGCTACGGTGAGAGCAAATCGGCAATGCACACTTGGCGTTATCGCCACCATTTCACGTACAAGGCAGATCAAGGAAAAAATATCATCGTCCAGTGTAATCTATGTCTGCCGAGGGTTAATCTGCTGTCCACGTCGAAAACATCCACATCAAACCTAAAGAAGCATTTAGACGTAAGTTACAGAGAGTAATTTCCCTGCAATGCTGCCTTTGAAGAGCCAGGTTAATGTTTGGAAGAGTTAATGAATGAACAGATACCCTGGTGATAAGTAACGTTACACTGCAGCTGCATGCTGATAACAGACTCATGGCGCTGCAGGCTCTTTAACTTTAACcaggctgggaaaaaaaaaactctatcaAAACAACCATCTTTAGTTTGTCTATAAATGTGAAGTTTTCAAACTTATGTACACTCTGGAATAATTTACACccacaacaaataaaaagcttGTTGCTGCTCTGTTTCAGAGAACACATTTGGGCTGTGATGCCAGGCCTGATGccaagagagggaggaggagagatgagcAAAATGGAGAAGAGAGCAGGCACCTGCAGCTTAAAAAACTTAAAGCAGAAATCATGGCCAAATGCATGACCCAAACAAAGACTGATGATCTCATTTTTGATTTCATCGTGGAGGACTGTCAGTCATTTTATCTGCTTGAGCAGCCTGGCTTCAAGAAGTTGATTGCAGGTTTAACTGAGGGGCTAAAGTCCATGGACAGGGTGACTCTGTTTACTAAAGTGGACCAGGGTTTCTCCAGGATGCGGGAGGATCTGATGGCCAAACTGAGCAGCATCCAGTACGTGTGCACCACAGCTGACATCTGGACGGCCAACAACAGGAGCTTCTTTGGGATGACCTGCCACTGGATTGATCCAACTTCTCTGGAGAGGAAGTCTGCTGCTGTGGGGTTTGCACGGCTGCAGGGCAGGATCACGTATGACAGCATCGCTGGGCGGATACATGACATACATGTTGCATACAATATTGAAAGTAAAGTTCAGACTACAGTGACTGACAACGGCAGCCCCTTTATGAGCGTGTTCAAAGAGTTTGCATCAGACATCAAGGGAAGTGATGATGACATCGGCTTCTATGAGAATGTGGGCGCTGTCCTGGAGGGTGAGCCGGAGCAGGACATGTTGCTGTTTCTGCCCACTGTGCAGCGCTGTGCGTCACACACCCTGGAGCTGATTGTGACTGAGGACTTCCGGCAGGCGGTGTCACAGGGGCCAATGTGTCAGCTACATTACAGCACAATGGCAAAGGTTTACACCATATGGAGCAAATGTCACCATCTCCAGGTGGGCATGGACACGGCAGAGGACATAGGAAAGATGCCCCTCTGTGTCCCGACTGTCATACGCTGGAATGTGGAGTACTGTGCCGTGCAGAAGGTCATCTCTCTCAGTGAGCGTGAGCTGACGGAGCTGTGCGCTCGCCTGGAGGTGCCTCGCTTGCAGCCGGAGGAGATGGCCTTCCTGAAGGAGTATGTGACTGTGTTCCACCCGCTTGCTTTTGCACTTGAACTTTTCCAAGCAGAGCAGAAATGTTACCTGGGTCTGGTCATCCCCACCATACTCAGTCTGAAGAATAAGTTAAATGAGCAAAAAGACAATGCCAATTACTTTGCTGATGTCATCAATACCATCGTTATGGCCATTGATGTGCGGTTCCAGGAGCTGTTCACCAGCACAGAGGCGAAAATTGCAACAGCGACGACCCCCCAGTTTCGTTTGTGGTGGATGGCTGCCTCAGAGAGGGATGAGATGTGCTCCCTGCTGGCTACAGAGGCCTCGCAGATGGACCCCTGCATCATCACCGTGGCGAACACCAGCCGGAACTTGTCAGCGATCGAATCAGAGGACGACTTCTTCAGCTACGGGCCTGTGAAGCCTGCCATTCAGATGCAGCAGCGGGGGGTGATGGCGGAGATTCAAAAGTACCTCGAAGGAAAGGGGAAGAGCCTAGAGTGCCTTCAGGACTTCCCAAGAGTGAAGCAGCTCTTCCTCAAATACAACACCACGCTGCCCTCCACCGCCCCCGTGCAGCGTCTCTTCAGTCAGAAAGGAAACCTAGTCACCTCACAGAGAAACTTTCTGACTGATGACTACTTTGAACGCATTCAGCTTTTGAGATACAACAGCAAAGTGTGCACTTTGGACACTGACTGAACATTCTGTgactctgtctttgtctgccTTTTTAAACGACGTAGAATCAAACCATATTGTGCTAAAAAATCATGAAAGAGAAACCCTGAGTGTAATATCATTTTGGACAATTCAGCCCAGAtgtgtcttgtctttttttacaAACAGTCCCTTACCTGTTTTGATATCATACATGTCACACTGCTGAATGGCCtgatggggaaaaaaatgacaatCATGAACAGTGACATTCACAGACGGAAAAACTGACAAAGCATTCGTCAATCTGTGCTGTTGTTGTGATATGAAGTAGCTACAGGGTGAAAGTGAAGTGGTTGTCTCGGTTTAGCTAGAACCTTTTTCTATGACTGATCTGTGAGAACACGTCTGTCTGTATGTTTTATATCATATATAAAGACACATGGAAAGAGCCTTATTGCAGTGCACGTCTCATGATTTCAGATTAAACGTAATGAGATTAGTGAGAGGATGGTTTTCCTTCATTAAcatgctgcagagacacactcaTCAGTTTCAAAGAAGCTTTTGTTCTGGTGTGAGGAAGACTCCCGAGCACACAAAAGGCAAAATTCCAGTCCTGCAGAGTCCCGAGTGTTTTCCCCTGCCATGTGTCCACACGTCAGTCTTGTCAGGCAGCTGCCTGGAGACCAACAGGAGGCTGTCAGAGCGTACAATCACACTCTCGCACACGGGCTCTGTCCAGACCCGAGCTGTCGACAACATGACATTTCCGAAGATGCAAAACCAAACCCCAGGGGAGGACAGGAGGCCCTGGGAtttgctttttcttctttccgaCATCATCATGTGTGATTTTTTATGTATGAATTCTAGTTGTCGGTTTTCCTTTGACTTGTCTACAGCAGCAggggaagaaggagagagagagaacagcttTGACCAAGTGATCGCAGAGAAAGaacactgagtgtgtgttgctTGAAGATTCCTGCAGAAAACACCTGTGTATTTTTACAAGATTTCAAAAGGGGTGTTAAAAGTGAAATGTCTTTGAACACATCATGATGTCTTCATGTCTTTAAAGGGGAGATGAAGCTAACTGTAGGATAGGAAAACCATATTCACTGGAGCCCAGACACTGGTGGAGGTGGTGTTGAAGGAAGGATGTAGGGTGAACATC is part of the Notolabrus celidotus isolate fNotCel1 chromosome 20, fNotCel1.pri, whole genome shotgun sequence genome and harbors:
- the zgc:161969 gene encoding uncharacterized protein zgc:161969 isoform X1 translates to MASVMDADAQDSYGESKSAMHTWRYRHHFTYKADQGKNIIVQCNLCLPRVNLLSTSKTSTSNLKKHLDRTHLGCDARPDAKRGRRRDEQNGEESRHLQLKKLKAEIMAKCMTQTKTDDLIFDFIVEDCQSFYLLEQPGFKKLIAGLTEGLKSMDRVTLFTKVDQGFSRMREDLMAKLSSIQYVCTTADIWTANNRSFFGMTCHWIDPTSLERKSAAVGFARLQGRITYDSIAGRIHDIHVAYNIESKVQTTVTDNGSPFMSVFKEFASDIKGSDDDIGFYENVGAVLEGEPEQDMLLFLPTVQRCASHTLELIVTEDFRQAVSQGPMCQLHYSTMAKVYTIWSKCHHLQVGMDTAEDIGKMPLCVPTVIRWNVEYCAVQKVISLSERELTELCARLEVPRLQPEEMAFLKEYVTVFHPLAFALELFQAEQKCYLGLVIPTILSLKNKLNEQKDNANYFADVINTIVMAIDVRFQELFTSTEAKIATATTPQFRLWWMAASERDEMCSLLATEASQMDPCIITVANTSRNLSAIESEDDFFSYGPVKPAIQMQQRGVMAEIQKYLEGKGKSLECLQDFPRVKQLFLKYNTTLPSTAPVQRLFSQKGNLVTSQRNFLTDDYFERIQLLRYNSKVCTLDTD
- the zgc:161969 gene encoding uncharacterized protein zgc:161969 isoform X3 — protein: MRTLRTATRTHLGCDARPDAKRGRRRDEQNGEESRHLQLKKLKAEIMAKCMTQTKTDDLIFDFIVEDCQSFYLLEQPGFKKLIAGLTEGLKSMDRVTLFTKVDQGFSRMREDLMAKLSSIQYVCTTADIWTANNRSFFGMTCHWIDPTSLERKSAAVGFARLQGRITYDSIAGRIHDIHVAYNIESKVQTTVTDNGSPFMSVFKEFASDIKGSDDDIGFYENVGAVLEGEPEQDMLLFLPTVQRCASHTLELIVTEDFRQAVSQGPMCQLHYSTMAKVYTIWSKCHHLQVGMDTAEDIGKMPLCVPTVIRWNVEYCAVQKVISLSERELTELCARLEVPRLQPEEMAFLKEYVTVFHPLAFALELFQAEQKCYLGLVIPTILSLKNKLNEQKDNANYFADVINTIVMAIDVRFQELFTSTEAKIATATTPQFRLWWMAASERDEMCSLLATEASQMDPCIITVANTSRNLSAIESEDDFFSYGPVKPAIQMQQRGVMAEIQKYLEGKGKSLECLQDFPRVKQLFLKYNTTLPSTAPVQRLFSQKGNLVTSQRNFLTDDYFERIQLLRYNSKVCTLDTD
- the zgc:161969 gene encoding uncharacterized protein zgc:161969 isoform X2, with product MCVCLLLGPPTYLVSERTHLGCDARPDAKRGRRRDEQNGEESRHLQLKKLKAEIMAKCMTQTKTDDLIFDFIVEDCQSFYLLEQPGFKKLIAGLTEGLKSMDRVTLFTKVDQGFSRMREDLMAKLSSIQYVCTTADIWTANNRSFFGMTCHWIDPTSLERKSAAVGFARLQGRITYDSIAGRIHDIHVAYNIESKVQTTVTDNGSPFMSVFKEFASDIKGSDDDIGFYENVGAVLEGEPEQDMLLFLPTVQRCASHTLELIVTEDFRQAVSQGPMCQLHYSTMAKVYTIWSKCHHLQVGMDTAEDIGKMPLCVPTVIRWNVEYCAVQKVISLSERELTELCARLEVPRLQPEEMAFLKEYVTVFHPLAFALELFQAEQKCYLGLVIPTILSLKNKLNEQKDNANYFADVINTIVMAIDVRFQELFTSTEAKIATATTPQFRLWWMAASERDEMCSLLATEASQMDPCIITVANTSRNLSAIESEDDFFSYGPVKPAIQMQQRGVMAEIQKYLEGKGKSLECLQDFPRVKQLFLKYNTTLPSTAPVQRLFSQKGNLVTSQRNFLTDDYFERIQLLRYNSKVCTLDTD
- the zgc:161969 gene encoding uncharacterized protein zgc:161969 isoform X4, translating into MAKCMTQTKTDDLIFDFIVEDCQSFYLLEQPGFKKLIAGLTEGLKSMDRVTLFTKVDQGFSRMREDLMAKLSSIQYVCTTADIWTANNRSFFGMTCHWIDPTSLERKSAAVGFARLQGRITYDSIAGRIHDIHVAYNIESKVQTTVTDNGSPFMSVFKEFASDIKGSDDDIGFYENVGAVLEGEPEQDMLLFLPTVQRCASHTLELIVTEDFRQAVSQGPMCQLHYSTMAKVYTIWSKCHHLQVGMDTAEDIGKMPLCVPTVIRWNVEYCAVQKVISLSERELTELCARLEVPRLQPEEMAFLKEYVTVFHPLAFALELFQAEQKCYLGLVIPTILSLKNKLNEQKDNANYFADVINTIVMAIDVRFQELFTSTEAKIATATTPQFRLWWMAASERDEMCSLLATEASQMDPCIITVANTSRNLSAIESEDDFFSYGPVKPAIQMQQRGVMAEIQKYLEGKGKSLECLQDFPRVKQLFLKYNTTLPSTAPVQRLFSQKGNLVTSQRNFLTDDYFERIQLLRYNSKVCTLDTD